A genomic segment from Flavobacterium litorale encodes:
- a CDS encoding M1 family metallopeptidase: MKLYIFLFSLFATIFSFAQQTQKVDFKTCNATIRFDVPQKKVMGEVTYSFDVLDRKTDTIYIDARNMQFTEVKINGKKAGWTNSASALKLYKGYKKGTNTVTFKYTAQPRKALYFIELGTANSFSTAAENNEDTSNKELQIWTQGQGKYTSHWLPSFDDMNEKVIFNLSVNFDNEYTILANGEHQHTVELHKNGSKTVSYSMDKPMSSYLVMLAIGKFKKQTAVTASGTPMEFYYRPEDSAKVAATYRYSKQMFDFFEEEIGVSYPWGVYRQIPVFDFLYAGMENTTSTIFSQDFVVDNIGFNDRTYINVNAHELAHQWFGDLVTAQSGKHHWLQEGFATYYALLAEKEIFGDDYFNYELYQMAERLQRVAKTDTIPILNEKASSLTFYQKGAWALHVLREGVGYEAFQTAVENYLEKYAFKNVVTDDFLSEINKVSDYDTASFKKRWLQKGGFEVQEAITLLSKNQFIQLYFKLGELQDKRFEEKKPIFKQIVQSDMFYPAKEEVLLQMAELPFTDKAELIRLAMATNNIKVRQAVARTVTTFPDDFYEEYKTLLQDESYINREIALNVLYTNFPDKRAELLDASDKWVGFNDKSLRILWLTLAYATPDYREAQKSDIYAELQQYASPRYQSSVRQNALANLLYINKPDPVVWANLVNATLHHKWQFAKFGRESIRGLLKREGYRAFFEGIMSGLPEAEQNKLQSLLAE; encoded by the coding sequence ATGAAACTCTATATATTTCTCTTCTCTCTCTTTGCAACCATTTTTTCTTTTGCGCAGCAAACCCAAAAGGTTGATTTTAAAACGTGTAATGCTACTATACGTTTTGATGTTCCGCAGAAAAAAGTAATGGGTGAGGTAACGTATAGTTTTGATGTGCTCGACAGAAAAACGGATACCATTTACATAGATGCTCGCAATATGCAATTTACCGAAGTAAAAATTAATGGTAAAAAGGCAGGCTGGACAAACTCTGCTTCAGCATTAAAACTTTATAAAGGCTACAAAAAAGGGACTAATACCGTTACTTTTAAATATACGGCTCAGCCCAGAAAAGCACTTTATTTTATAGAATTGGGTACAGCGAATAGTTTCTCTACAGCTGCAGAAAATAATGAAGATACGAGCAATAAAGAACTGCAAATTTGGACGCAGGGGCAAGGGAAATATACCAGCCATTGGTTACCAAGTTTTGATGATATGAACGAAAAGGTAATTTTTAATCTGTCAGTAAATTTTGATAACGAGTACACAATACTCGCCAATGGAGAACACCAACATACGGTTGAATTACACAAAAACGGCTCTAAAACGGTGAGCTACTCAATGGATAAACCCATGAGTAGTTATTTGGTAATGCTTGCCATAGGTAAATTTAAAAAGCAAACTGCTGTAACAGCTTCGGGTACGCCTATGGAATTTTATTACCGTCCAGAAGATAGTGCTAAGGTAGCCGCTACCTACCGATACAGCAAGCAAATGTTCGATTTTTTTGAAGAAGAAATAGGAGTATCGTATCCGTGGGGGGTGTACAGGCAAATACCTGTTTTTGATTTTTTGTATGCAGGTATGGAAAACACAACATCGACTATTTTTTCGCAAGATTTTGTGGTTGATAACATTGGCTTTAACGACAGAACGTACATAAATGTAAATGCCCACGAATTGGCACACCAATGGTTTGGCGATTTGGTTACGGCGCAGTCGGGCAAGCACCATTGGTTACAAGAGGGGTTTGCAACCTACTATGCTTTATTAGCCGAAAAGGAAATTTTTGGCGACGACTATTTTAATTATGAGTTATACCAAATGGCAGAACGTTTGCAGCGTGTTGCTAAAACCGACACGATACCTATACTAAACGAAAAAGCCAGTTCGTTAACCTTTTACCAAAAAGGAGCATGGGCATTGCATGTATTGCGCGAAGGAGTAGGGTACGAGGCTTTCCAAACAGCGGTAGAAAATTATCTTGAAAAATATGCTTTTAAAAATGTAGTTACGGATGATTTTTTATCAGAAATAAATAAAGTATCAGATTATGATACAGCTTCATTTAAAAAACGTTGGCTGCAAAAAGGAGGTTTTGAGGTACAGGAGGCGATAACCTTGTTAAGTAAAAACCAGTTTATACAGTTGTATTTCAAACTAGGGGAGTTGCAGGATAAACGCTTTGAGGAGAAGAAGCCCATATTTAAACAAATAGTACAATCGGATATGTTTTACCCTGCAAAGGAAGAAGTTTTATTGCAAATGGCTGAATTACCCTTTACTGATAAAGCCGAATTAATTCGGCTTGCTATGGCAACTAATAACATAAAAGTGAGGCAGGCAGTAGCACGAACGGTTACTACTTTTCCTGATGATTTTTATGAAGAATACAAAACCTTACTACAAGACGAGTCGTACATTAACCGCGAAATAGCACTAAATGTGCTATATACTAATTTTCCTGATAAGCGTGCTGAGTTATTAGATGCTTCGGATAAATGGGTTGGTTTTAACGATAAAAGTTTGCGTATACTTTGGTTAACTTTAGCTTACGCAACACCTGACTATAGGGAAGCACAAAAATCTGATATTTATGCCGAGTTACAGCAGTATGCTTCGCCACGTTACCAAAGTAGTGTAAGGCAAAATGCACTAGCCAATTTACTATATATTAATAAGCCCGATCCTGTAGTATGGGCAAATTTAGTAAATGCCACATTGCACCATAAATGGCAATTTGCCAAGTTTGGGCGCGAAAGCATTCGGGGTTTATTAAAGCGTGAGGGGTATCGTGCCTTTTTTGAGGGTATAATGTCAGGGTTACCCGAAGCCGAGCAAAATAAATTACAAAGCCTTTTAGCGGAATAA
- the recG gene encoding ATP-dependent DNA helicase RecG yields METPIEYLKGVGPARGDLLRKELGIHKYADLLHLFPNRYIDRTRYYKINELQQSSAEVQIVGKVINIKTVEQKRGKRMVAKFVDDTGEMELVWFQGQKWIRENLKINIPYVVFGKCNAFNGMFSMVHPEMELLTEHESSLRSAMQPLYPSTEKLTQRGITNKVMNKMVQQLFVETQARFGETLPPNLLDELQLIPKNAALFNIHFPKSNDVLAKAQFRLKFEELFFIQLQLISKNLIRKHKIKGHPFTSVGNYFNDFYENHLPFALTNAQKRVIKEIRNDMGNPAQMNRLLQGDVGSGKTIVGFMSMLLALDNGFQACLMAPTEILANQHYTGLQELAEPMGITIQLLTGSTKTSERNVIHEALLDGSLNIIIGTHALLEDKVQFNNLGLAIIDEQHRFGVEQRSKLWRKNEIPPHVLVMTATPIPRTLAMSLYGDLDISIIDELPPGRKPIKTVHRYDSNRLKVWAFLREEIAKGRQVYIVYPLIEESDKMDYKDLMDGYESISRDFPLPQYSVSIVHGRMKPAEKDSEMERFAKGKTNIMVATTVIEVGVNVPNASVMVVESAERFGLSQLHQLRGRVGRGAEQSYCILMTSHKLSNDSKTRMETMVRTNDGFEIAEVDLKLRGPGDIMGKQQSGVLNLQIADLVKDKEILGLARHHAIKLLKEDAALAKLEHAATRRTFIAISKKKSIWNYIS; encoded by the coding sequence ATGGAAACTCCTATAGAATACCTTAAGGGTGTAGGACCTGCACGTGGCGATTTGTTACGCAAGGAGTTGGGTATTCATAAATACGCCGATTTACTCCATTTATTTCCGAATAGGTACATCGACCGTACGCGCTACTATAAAATTAACGAACTGCAACAAAGCAGTGCCGAGGTACAAATTGTAGGTAAGGTAATTAACATTAAAACGGTTGAGCAAAAGCGTGGCAAGCGTATGGTTGCTAAGTTTGTAGACGATACAGGCGAAATGGAGTTGGTATGGTTTCAGGGGCAAAAATGGATACGGGAAAACCTAAAAATAAACATACCGTATGTGGTATTTGGCAAATGCAATGCATTTAATGGTATGTTTAGTATGGTGCACCCCGAAATGGAACTGCTAACCGAACACGAAAGTAGCCTACGTAGTGCCATGCAACCCCTATACCCCAGTACCGAAAAGCTAACGCAACGTGGTATTACCAATAAGGTAATGAATAAAATGGTACAGCAGCTATTTGTAGAAACGCAGGCAAGGTTTGGCGAAACATTACCACCAAACCTACTAGATGAGCTACAGCTTATACCCAAAAATGCAGCACTATTTAATATTCATTTCCCTAAGAGCAACGATGTATTGGCAAAAGCGCAGTTTAGGCTAAAGTTTGAGGAACTGTTTTTTATACAGCTGCAACTTATCTCTAAAAACCTCATCCGTAAGCATAAAATAAAGGGGCATCCGTTTACCAGTGTAGGCAACTATTTTAACGATTTTTACGAGAATCATTTACCGTTTGCACTTACTAATGCCCAAAAAAGAGTAATTAAAGAGATAAGGAATGATATGGGCAACCCTGCCCAAATGAATCGTTTGCTACAAGGCGATGTAGGCTCGGGTAAAACAATAGTTGGCTTTATGAGCATGCTTTTAGCGTTAGATAATGGTTTCCAGGCCTGCTTAATGGCACCTACCGAAATACTGGCAAACCAACACTACACAGGGCTACAAGAGCTTGCCGAACCCATGGGTATTACCATACAACTATTAACAGGTTCAACTAAAACTTCTGAGCGGAATGTAATACACGAAGCCCTGCTAGATGGCAGCCTTAACATAATTATTGGCACACACGCATTACTAGAAGACAAAGTGCAGTTTAACAACTTAGGGCTTGCTATTATAGACGAGCAACATCGTTTTGGTGTAGAACAACGCAGTAAACTATGGCGTAAAAACGAAATACCTCCACACGTATTGGTAATGACGGCAACACCAATACCCCGTACATTGGCTATGAGCTTGTATGGCGACTTGGATATTTCGATTATTGATGAATTACCTCCAGGACGTAAACCCATAAAAACCGTACATCGTTATGATAGTAATAGGCTAAAAGTTTGGGCTTTTTTACGTGAAGAAATTGCAAAAGGCAGGCAGGTATATATTGTGTACCCACTAATTGAGGAAAGCGATAAAATGGACTATAAAGATTTGATGGATGGGTACGAAAGCATTTCGCGCGACTTTCCGTTGCCACAGTATAGCGTAAGCATTGTACACGGACGAATGAAACCTGCAGAAAAGGATAGTGAGATGGAACGTTTTGCCAAAGGTAAAACCAATATTATGGTAGCTACTACGGTAATAGAGGTAGGTGTTAACGTACCCAATGCCAGCGTTATGGTTGTAGAAAGTGCCGAGCGTTTCGGGTTGAGCCAACTACACCAACTACGTGGGCGTGTGGGGCGTGGTGCTGAACAAAGCTATTGTATATTAATGACAAGCCACAAACTGAGTAACGACAGTAAAACCCGTATGGAAACAATGGTACGCACTAACGATGGTTTTGAAATTGCCGAAGTAGATTTAAAACTACGTGGCCCTGGCGATATTATGGGCAAGCAACAAAGCGGGGTACTTAACCTACAAATAGCCGATTTAGTTAAGGATAAGGAAATTCTTGGGTTGGCACGCCACCATGCTATCAAATTATTGAAAGAAGATGCCGCCCTAGCCAAACTAGAGCATGCTGCCACACGACGCACTTTTATAGCGATTAGTAAGAAAAAAAGCATCTGGAATTATATATCCTAG
- a CDS encoding DUF7935 family protein codes for MDTDKILELLFYTLPAIITGLIAYYFFKMHTSNEEGRRRYLIHKEAQKTAMPLRLQAYERLVLLLERISPSKLLIRIAPQSSNKKDYEEYLISQIEQEYEHNLTQQIYVSAESWDIITTAKNATIQLIRKSNMSDAVDTSDKLREVMLSDLFDKQSPSSVAVAYLKNEVAEMWQE; via the coding sequence ATGGATACTGACAAAATTTTAGAACTCTTATTTTATACTTTACCTGCTATTATAACAGGATTAATTGCGTACTATTTTTTTAAGATGCATACAAGCAACGAGGAAGGGCGGCGTCGTTACCTCATCCATAAAGAGGCGCAAAAAACTGCCATGCCATTACGATTACAAGCGTACGAAAGACTGGTATTGCTTTTAGAGCGTATTAGTCCCTCTAAACTACTTATAAGGATAGCACCGCAATCGTCTAACAAAAAAGATTACGAAGAATACCTTATATCGCAAATAGAGCAGGAATACGAGCACAATTTAACGCAACAAATTTATGTTTCGGCCGAAAGTTGGGATATTATTACCACTGCAAAAAATGCTACCATACAGCTAATCAGAAAATCGAACATGAGTGATGCCGTAGATACTTCTGATAAACTACGCGAAGTAATGCTTAGTGATTTATTTGATAAACAAAGCCCCAGTAGTGTTGCAGTAGCTTACCTAAAAAATGAAGTAGCCGAAATGTGGCAAGAATAA
- a CDS encoding ribosomal maturation YjgA family protein has protein sequence MSNTKITYLIAIPITIVLGLLIRSIKTILPDVVNLYAGDALYAVMMYYIVAFIVRKPILYKAIIALIICYAIECSQLYQADWINTIRKTLPGRLVLGSGFLYSDLLAYFLGIVVAVGVDYLFISNPKSHNVSRLK, from the coding sequence ATGAGCAATACAAAAATTACTTATTTAATAGCCATACCAATTACCATTGTTTTGGGCTTATTAATACGCAGTATAAAAACAATATTACCCGATGTTGTTAACCTGTACGCAGGCGATGCACTTTATGCTGTAATGATGTATTATATTGTAGCCTTTATAGTAAGGAAACCCATATTGTACAAAGCAATTATAGCTTTAATAATTTGTTACGCTATTGAATGCAGCCAGTTGTACCAAGCCGATTGGATTAATACAATACGTAAAACATTGCCAGGGCGCTTAGTGTTAGGTTCGGGTTTTTTATATAGCGATTTACTAGCGTACTTTTTAGGAATTGTAGTTGCAGTAGGTGTTGATTACTTATTTATTTCCAATCCAAAATCGCACAACGTTTCTCGGTTAAAATAG